The following are encoded together in the Terriglobia bacterium genome:
- a CDS encoding NAD(P)H-dependent oxidoreductase subunit E: MDLHLTSAQATADERAAVDSELGAPESGWQGGQRQTADTRSAFNGHYGSRHRLLPVLHAVQKRIGWISPGALNYVAVRLDVAPAEVHGVASFYGMFSLAARPAVVAHVCDDIACITRGSDKVCAELEKKLGPAGSPCSGGRATWLRSQCLGLCERAPAALISAAGEKPRERVLAPASAETVQTLVSDAVAGRMPAEPDELNIKASVPQAAQKRDSSPLRLLQRFSQGDASGLEGYKKLGGYQGLRKALAFGAEGTLREISASKLLGRGGAAFPTANKWEALFLQRHLLQTDSSRTHYVICNADESEPGTFKDRILMEGDPFAVLEGMTIAGLVTGARQGYIYLRGEYPLAAERMQNAIDDARKNGFLGENILGSDLSFNIEIRRGAGAYICGEETALFNSIEGYRGEPRNKPPFPTQSGLFRQPTAVNNVETLVNVPGIIREGGAAYAKLGTENSAGTRLFCLCGHVARPGVYETVMGTTLRQLMDLAGGVAGSGKLQAVLLGGAAGTFVAPKELDTPLTFEGTRAIGATLGSGVVMLFDDTVDLRRILLRIASFFRHETCGQCVPCRVGVTRQEEALQRLMNGKPLGSAAQELNLVREMAQAMRDASICGLGQTAASALESALQRWRLFS; this comes from the coding sequence TTGGACCTTCATCTGACCAGCGCGCAAGCCACCGCAGACGAACGCGCCGCTGTTGATTCAGAACTGGGCGCGCCGGAATCCGGCTGGCAAGGCGGCCAGCGGCAAACCGCAGACACGCGCTCGGCGTTCAACGGCCACTATGGCTCGCGCCACAGGCTGCTTCCCGTGCTCCACGCGGTGCAGAAGCGCATAGGGTGGATCAGTCCGGGCGCTCTCAACTATGTTGCCGTGCGCTTGGACGTTGCTCCCGCGGAAGTGCACGGCGTGGCGTCTTTCTATGGAATGTTTTCGCTGGCGGCACGGCCTGCGGTGGTAGCGCACGTTTGCGACGACATTGCGTGCATCACGCGCGGTTCGGACAAAGTTTGTGCCGAACTGGAAAAGAAACTTGGTCCCGCAGGTTCCCCGTGCTCCGGCGGACGCGCTACTTGGCTGCGCAGCCAATGCCTTGGCCTGTGTGAGCGCGCTCCCGCCGCGCTGATCAGCGCAGCCGGGGAAAAACCGCGCGAACGCGTGTTGGCGCCTGCGTCGGCGGAAACTGTTCAGACATTAGTGAGCGACGCCGTTGCCGGGCGAATGCCAGCAGAGCCGGACGAACTTAACATCAAGGCCAGTGTTCCGCAGGCCGCGCAGAAGCGTGATTCATCGCCTCTGCGGCTTCTCCAGCGCTTTAGCCAAGGCGACGCATCCGGCTTGGAAGGTTACAAAAAGCTCGGCGGCTATCAAGGTTTGAGAAAAGCTCTTGCGTTTGGCGCGGAAGGCACGTTGCGTGAGATCTCTGCTTCCAAGCTTCTGGGGCGCGGCGGCGCGGCGTTTCCCACGGCCAATAAGTGGGAAGCTCTCTTCCTGCAGCGTCACCTGCTGCAAACCGACTCCAGCCGCACACACTACGTGATCTGCAACGCCGACGAATCCGAACCCGGCACGTTCAAAGACCGCATCTTGATGGAAGGCGATCCGTTCGCTGTTCTTGAGGGCATGACGATTGCCGGCTTGGTCACCGGCGCGCGCCAGGGCTACATCTACCTGCGCGGCGAATACCCGCTGGCCGCCGAGCGCATGCAAAACGCCATCGACGATGCCCGCAAGAACGGGTTCCTCGGTGAAAACATTCTGGGCAGCGACCTGAGCTTTAACATTGAAATTCGCCGCGGCGCGGGTGCTTACATCTGCGGTGAAGAAACCGCGCTGTTCAATTCGATTGAAGGCTACCGCGGCGAGCCGCGCAACAAGCCGCCGTTCCCCACGCAGTCCGGCCTCTTCCGCCAGCCCACCGCGGTCAACAACGTGGAAACGCTGGTGAACGTCCCCGGCATCATCCGTGAAGGCGGCGCGGCTTATGCCAAGCTGGGTACGGAGAATTCCGCGGGCACCCGGCTCTTCTGCTTGTGCGGACACGTGGCGCGCCCCGGCGTTTACGAAACCGTCATGGGAACCACGCTGCGCCAGCTTATGGATCTTGCCGGCGGCGTGGCTGGCAGCGGCAAATTGCAAGCTGTCCTGCTGGGCGGCGCGGCCGGAACTTTTGTTGCGCCCAAGGAACTCGATACGCCGCTGACTTTTGAAGGGACGCGCGCCATCGGCGCTACGCTGGGTTCGGGCGTGGTCATGCTGTTTGACGATACGGTGGATCTGCGCCGCATCCTGCTGCGCATCGCCAGCTTCTTCCGCCATGAAACCTGCGGCCAGTGTGTTCCCTGCCGCGTGGGCGTGACTCGCCAGGAAGAGGCGTTGCAGCGCCTGATGAACGGCAAGCCTCTCGGCTCCGCGGCGCAGGAATTGAATTTGGTCCGCGAGATGGCCCAGGCCATGCGCGACGCCTCAATCTGCGGTCTGGGCCAGACCGCAGCCAGCGCGCTGGAATCCGCGCTACAGAGATGGAGATTGTTCTCATGA
- a CDS encoding (2Fe-2S)-binding protein: MSKSVTAITQLLDAPQPTIPLPRGPVPQAPPERERRLVEIKIDDRAISVPEGSTILDAAKKIGIDTPTLCFLESLTPVNVCRVCVVELEGSRTLVPACSRKAEPNMSIKTDSERVRLSRRLVLEFLASSVDLSTAPAMQEYMKRYGAHPERFGDAHATVAQPVKIDNDLYVRDYSKCVLCYKCVEACGVDAQNTFAIAVAGRGFSAHIATEFDVPLPDSACVYCGNCIGVCPTGALMFKSEYDMRQAGTWDEARQSQMDTICPYCGVGCNLTVHEQDGKIVRVTSPLDHTVTHGNLCIKGRFGWQYVQIAPAENGK, translated from the coding sequence ATGAGCAAATCGGTTACAGCAATCACGCAATTGCTCGACGCGCCCCAGCCCACCATTCCTCTGCCGCGCGGACCCGTGCCGCAAGCGCCGCCGGAGCGCGAGCGCAGGTTGGTTGAAATCAAGATTGACGACCGCGCTATTTCCGTCCCCGAGGGATCAACGATTCTCGACGCCGCCAAAAAAATTGGCATTGACACTCCGACACTGTGCTTCCTCGAAAGCCTGACGCCCGTCAACGTGTGCCGCGTATGTGTCGTCGAACTCGAAGGTTCGCGCACGCTGGTTCCGGCTTGTTCGCGCAAAGCGGAACCCAACATGTCCATTAAGACGGACTCGGAACGCGTACGCCTAAGCCGCCGACTGGTGCTGGAGTTTTTGGCGTCGTCGGTGGACCTTTCCACCGCGCCAGCCATGCAGGAATATATGAAGCGCTACGGCGCGCACCCGGAACGCTTTGGCGACGCGCACGCCACCGTCGCCCAGCCGGTGAAGATTGACAACGATCTGTACGTCCGCGACTACTCCAAGTGCGTCCTCTGCTACAAGTGCGTGGAAGCCTGCGGCGTGGACGCGCAGAACACGTTCGCCATCGCGGTGGCGGGCCGCGGCTTTTCCGCGCATATCGCCACGGAGTTTGACGTTCCCCTGCCTGACTCGGCCTGCGTCTACTGCGGCAACTGCATCGGCGTTTGTCCCACCGGGGCGCTCATGTTCAAGAGCGAATATGACATGCGCCAGGCGGGCACTTGGGACGAAGCACGCCAGTCGCAGATGGACACCATTTGTCCTTATTGCGGGGTGGGTTGCAATCTCACGGTCCATGAACAGGACGGAAAGATCGTCCGCGTAACTTCTCCGCTGGACCACACGGTCACCCACGGGAACCTGTGCATCAAAGGACGCTTTGGCTGGCAGTATGTGCAGATTGCGCCCGCAGAGAATGGGAAGTAA
- a CDS encoding haloacid dehalogenase type II encodes MDFSSIRLITFDCYGTLIDWETGMLAALRPLFSREGRQVSDLQLLEHYGEIEAELEAGPYLPYKQVLSQTVQEMGRRLGATISEDDGSRFAQSLTSWEPFPDTVAGLHALSRRFRLGVISNIDDDLFAVTKKKLGVEFSLIVTAQQVQSYKPSLRNFQEAMARSGLKKQEILHAAQSLYHDVVPANLLGIRNAWVNRPSIRPGSGAAKPAVAQPTVQVSSVAELAQLLLK; translated from the coding sequence ATGGATTTCTCTTCCATCCGGCTGATCACATTCGATTGCTACGGCACCCTGATTGATTGGGAGACGGGGATGCTCGCTGCTTTGCGTCCCTTGTTTTCCCGCGAGGGCCGGCAGGTCTCCGATCTCCAGCTTCTGGAGCACTATGGCGAGATTGAAGCGGAGCTCGAAGCCGGACCCTACCTTCCGTACAAACAAGTACTCTCACAGACCGTACAGGAAATGGGCCGCCGGCTGGGAGCCACGATTTCGGAAGACGACGGCAGCCGCTTTGCCCAATCTCTCACCAGTTGGGAGCCGTTCCCCGACACGGTTGCTGGTCTGCACGCGCTGTCCCGGCGTTTCCGCCTGGGCGTGATCTCCAACATTGATGATGACTTGTTTGCCGTGACAAAAAAGAAACTGGGCGTGGAGTTCTCGCTCATTGTGACGGCGCAGCAAGTGCAGAGCTATAAGCCGTCTCTCAGGAATTTTCAGGAGGCGATGGCGCGCAGCGGCCTCAAGAAGCAGGAAATCCTCCACGCCGCGCAGAGCCTGTACCACGATGTTGTTCCGGCGAACCTGCTGGGCATCCGCAACGCGTGGGTCAACCGGCCGTCCATCCGGCCAGGTTCCGGCGCTGCCAAGCCCGCGGTGGCGCAGCCCACGGTGCAGGTCAGCAGCGTGGCGGAGTTGGCGCAATTGCTGTTGAAATGA
- a CDS encoding DUF2721 domain-containing protein, whose amino-acid sequence MPTPLSDNPFAILTFIAAPAVFTNASSVLALGTSNRLARVVDRTRQIAREIHGAPPGDASAKMWVNHLGRMEKRGSLLVRAMRYFYGAVGAFAGASLVSILGAVLASTNYRLPFEVITGIGLVAGGLGFTGLVAGCVLLVSETRLALAIIVEEAELAKTWLK is encoded by the coding sequence ATGCCAACGCCTCTCAGCGACAATCCATTTGCCATTTTGACGTTTATCGCCGCGCCCGCGGTGTTCACGAATGCTTCCTCCGTGCTGGCCCTGGGCACCAGCAACCGTCTGGCGCGTGTGGTGGACCGGACGCGCCAAATTGCGCGCGAAATTCACGGCGCTCCGCCGGGAGACGCCAGCGCCAAAATGTGGGTGAACCACCTGGGCCGCATGGAGAAGCGCGGATCGCTGCTGGTGCGCGCCATGAGGTACTTTTACGGCGCCGTTGGCGCGTTTGCCGGAGCCAGCCTGGTTTCGATTCTTGGCGCGGTGCTGGCGTCCACGAATTACCGGCTGCCCTTTGAGGTGATCACCGGTATCGGCCTGGTGGCGGGCGGACTCGGGTTCACAGGACTGGTGGCGGGCTGCGTCCTTCTGGTAAGCGAAACGCGTCTGGCGCTTGCGATTATTGTGGAAGAAGCTGAGCTGGCCAAAACCTGGCTGAAATAG
- a CDS encoding glycosyltransferase → MIVLAGAIALLSWIYLAFWRGSFWRAERLVAPSPPAHQPAVRVTAIVPARDEAGVVGRSVASLLKQSGVGISVILVDDGSSDGTAEVARRAAAESGHPERLIIITGQPLPPGWSGKLWAVEQGVQRVRELHADFYLLTDADIEHAPDSVATLAAIAARGPYDLASFMVMLHCGTFAERALIPAFVFFFFLLYPPAWIADRRRVTAGAAGGSILVRPQILERAGGIAAIRGEVIDDCALAKNVKRSGGSVWLGLSRETRSIRPYGSFAEIGRMISRSAFNQLRHSALLLFLSFFGMALAYLLPPLLVVFSHRLVPALLGAAAWILMSICYGPIIRFYRLNLLWSLALPLVALFYMGATFHSAWKYWLGRGGEWKGRVQDPARD, encoded by the coding sequence ATGATTGTTCTTGCCGGGGCCATCGCCCTGCTGTCGTGGATTTATCTTGCGTTCTGGCGCGGAAGCTTCTGGCGCGCAGAGCGGCTGGTTGCGCCGTCGCCGCCTGCGCACCAGCCTGCTGTCCGTGTGACGGCCATCGTGCCCGCGCGCGATGAAGCCGGCGTGGTGGGCCGAAGCGTTGCGTCGCTGCTGAAGCAAAGCGGAGTTGGGATCAGCGTTATTCTGGTGGATGACGGCAGCAGTGACGGCACCGCCGAAGTCGCTCGTCGCGCCGCCGCCGAGTCCGGTCATCCGGAGCGGCTGATCATCATCACCGGCCAGCCGCTGCCTCCGGGATGGTCCGGGAAATTGTGGGCGGTGGAGCAAGGTGTGCAACGGGTGCGCGAGCTGCATGCGGATTTTTATTTGCTCACCGATGCCGACATTGAGCACGCGCCGGACAGCGTGGCCACGCTGGCAGCCATTGCCGCCCGCGGCCCGTATGACCTGGCGTCTTTCATGGTCATGCTGCATTGCGGTACTTTCGCGGAACGGGCGTTGATTCCCGCGTTCGTCTTTTTTTTCTTCTTGCTGTATCCGCCTGCCTGGATCGCCGACCGCCGTCGTGTCACAGCGGGCGCAGCAGGCGGCAGCATTCTGGTTCGTCCGCAGATCCTGGAACGCGCCGGAGGCATTGCCGCTATCCGAGGTGAGGTCATTGACGATTGCGCTTTGGCCAAGAACGTGAAACGCAGCGGCGGCAGTGTGTGGCTGGGATTGAGCCGCGAAACACGGAGCATTCGCCCCTACGGTTCCTTCGCTGAAATCGGACGCATGATCTCCCGCAGTGCGTTCAACCAGCTGCGGCATTCAGCGCTTTTGTTGTTCTTGTCGTTCTTCGGCATGGCGCTGGCGTATCTGTTGCCGCCCTTGCTCGTGGTCTTCAGTCACCGGCTGGTTCCCGCGCTGCTGGGCGCCGCGGCCTGGATATTGATGTCCATTTGCTACGGGCCCATCATCCGGTTTTACCGGCTGAATCTGCTGTGGTCGCTGGCACTGCCGCTGGTGGCACTCTTTTATATGGGCGCAACTTTTCATTCCGCGTGGAAGTACTGGCTGGGACGGGGAGGAGAATGGAAAGGACGTGTCCAGGACCCGGCCAGGGACTAG